One Indicator indicator isolate 239-I01 chromosome 21, UM_Iind_1.1, whole genome shotgun sequence DNA segment encodes these proteins:
- the LOC128973955 gene encoding inner centromere protein-like, which translates to MAAADGPLQLLEVCEQRLSRFLHDAEHKHLAWLREVEEQGLRMLDSNFGAEPELMSKTPSQRRRPRKRQSSCLKEDGKEASRRRSSRRRNSTKLVLSKPSCQRRLSKLPPESPGQGAQVPTASCPGEPQASLGAECPVLTGTWPPEAAVPLVEAAPQGAPCGAGSGEEVPWGVTAPGLPEASPVAAISTAREEESPGAARTSTARAPRAAGAAVLPGDQSPQGLQDSNCKAAPGRADPRRCSGHRWSRRASLAGKCPLGSRRKGISRRSASRAASRKAAARESSSACSRVSSQNSLEVFVEDDVRGSTRPRLEADPPGAEAPEDIPVSSRSSAQHQAEHQQGFFTGSCAKLSSEPQKENQEAPHCAKPQEKPTHIWTRSCRQAVGALWHGPRSLSPLDDKQKNSANQPPSSSSPASKVVRPLRNFLQAVQCSQLLASSGPPAQGGGIKGFIRRHTPTRPAVKGDFVERERQRLESLRKKQEAEEQRRKKVEEEKRRRQAEMRQKREERLRKALQAKERVEQMEEEKRRKRMEQKMLQSDEKVRPSQLRDEKVAEERSKKKLSKKLEEADARKQKALRREENELEQQEPQQKREDEVKGKKVWELKSLVEQRQLEHMKERYQLLAALEGLPMGKQNMQAKEDALQEPQQLGGEKKLGEPEALPAGCDTWLSKAVKRSVSASCLESLKVDTNNYGMDLNSDDSTDDENEPRKPVPAWAEGSQLNQAVVHQYYHPVDVDQIFGLILSPRLEDIFGKSKPRYFKRTSSAVWSSPPGAQPPCSCKP; encoded by the exons ATGGCGGCGGCTGACGgtcccctgcagctgctggaggtgtgcgagcagaggctgtcccggTTTCTCCATGATGCTGAGCACAAGCACTTGGCCTGGCTCCgggaggtggaggagcaggGCCTGAGGATGCTAGATAG CAACTTTGGGGCTGAACCCGAGTTAATGTCCAAAACACCCTCCCAGAGGAGGCGACCCAGGAAGAGGCAATCCTCCTGCCTGAAAGAGGACGGTAAGgaggccagcaggaggag GTCATCCAGGAGGAGGAACAGCACCAAGCTGGTGCTGTCCAAGCCGAGCTGCCAGCGGCGCCTCAGCAAATTGCCACCGGAGAGCCCGGGCCAGGGGGCACAGGTGCCCAcagccagctgcccaggggagcCTCAGGCCAGCCTTGGGGCTGAGTGCCCAGTGCTGACTGGGACGTGGCCACCAGAAGCAGCAGTTCCCCTGGTGGAGGCGGCTCCTCAGGGTGCCCCCTGCGGGGCTGGCAGTGGGGAGGAGGTGCCCTGGGGGGTCAcagcccctgggctgcctgAGGCCTCTCCTGTGGCTGCGATCTCCACAGCGAGGGAGGAAGAGAGCCCCGGAGCAGCCAGAACCTCCACTGCCAgggctcccagagctgcaggtgctgcagtgCTCCCCGGGGATCAGTCTCCTCAAGGCCTCCAGGACTCCAACTgcaaagcagccccagggagagCAGACCCTCGCCGCTGCTCAGGGCACCGCTGGAGCCGCAGGGCCTCCCTGGCAGGGAAGTGCcctctgggcagcaggaggaagggcaTCAGCCGCAGGTCTGCCAGCAGGGCCGcctccaggaaggcagcagcaagagagtcgtcctcagcctgcagcagagtgAGCA GCCAAaactccttggaggtgtttgtgGAAGATGATGTGAGAGGCAGCACCAG ACCCAGGCTGGAAGCAGACCCCCCAGGTGCAGAG gctcctgAGGACATCCCTGTCTCAAGCagaagctctgctcagcaccaggcAGAGCACCAGCAAG gtttCTTCACAGGAAGCTGTGCCAAGCTGAGCAGTGAGCCCCAGAAGGAGAACCAGGAAGCACCTCACTGTGCCAAGCCCCAGGAGAAGCCCACACACATCTG GACcagaagctgcaggcaggcagtgggAGCGCTCTGGCACGGCCCCcgcagcctgtccccactggATGACAAGCAGAAGAATTCAGCAAACCAgcccccatcctcctcctccccagccagcaaG GTGGTCAGGCCGCTGAGGAACTTCCTGCAGGCAGTGCagtgcagccagctgctggccagCTCCGGGCCCCccgcccagggagggggcatcaaGGGCTTCATCCGGCGCCACACCCCCACCAGGCCTGCTGTCAAG GGAGACTTTGTT GAGAGGGAGCGGCAGAGGCTGGAAAGCCTCAGGAagaagcaggaggctgaggaacagaggaggaagaaagtggaggaggagaagagacgACGTCAGGCAGAGATGAGACA aaagagggaagagaggctgaggaaggcaCTGCAGGCCAAGGAGAGGGTAGAACaaatggaggaagaaaagaggaggaagaggatggagCAGAAGATGCTGCAGAGTGATGAGAAG GTCCGTCCCTCACAGCTGCGGGATGAGAAGGTGGCAGAGGAGCGGAGCAAGAAGAAGCTGTCCAAGAAGCTGGAGGAAGCTGATGCAAGGAAGCAGAAGGCCCTGAGGAGG GAGGAAAATGAACTTGAGCAGCAAGAACCACAGCAGAAGAGAGAGGATGAGGTGAAAGGAAAGAAGGTCTGGGAACTGAAGAGTCTTGTGGAGCAGCGACAGTTGGAGCACATGAAGGAGAGGTACCAGCTGCTTGCTGCCCTGGAGGGGCTGCCCATGGGCAAGCAGAACATGCAGGCA AAGGAGGATGCTCTGCAggagccccagcagctgggaggggagaaaaaactCGGGGAGCCagaagctctgcctgctggctgtGACACGTGGCTGAGCAAAGCTGTGAAG AGGTCTGTCTCTGCCTCCTGTCTGGAGTCCCTGAAGGTGGATACCAACAACTATGGGATGGATCTGAACAGTGATGACTCCACAGACGATGAGAATGAGCCCCGGAAACCTGTCCCTGCCTGGGCCGAGG GGTCTCAGCTAAACCAAGCTGTGGTACACCAGTACTACCACCCGGTGGACGTGGACCAGATCTTTGGCCTAATCCTCAGCCCCAGGCTGGAGGACATCTTCGGCAAGAGCAAGCCCAGG